In Opitutaceae bacterium, one genomic interval encodes:
- a CDS encoding aldolase catalytic domain-containing protein, protein MTTENPAAGEGSLHAWVSYRPEIKVLDCTIRDGGLMNDSRFADDCVRAVYAANVAAGVDYMEIGYKNSPGLFSPDAYGCWRHCREDDMRRIVGDNPTGLKLTAMADAEKSDYKTDILPKKDSVLDMIRVACYIHQVPLALEMVRDAHDKGYETTVNLMAASTVQESELDAGLELLCQSGAKAIYLVDSFGHYYSEEIRLLIGKYLKHAKANGMEVGIHAHNNLQLGYANTIEAIVQGANFVDATMAGLGRGAGNCYLELLLGFLHNPKYKLRPVLECIQEHIEPMRAELGWGFDIPYMLTGLYNRHPRSAMRHNAGPDRGNHLLFYDGILEDQ, encoded by the coding sequence ATGACTACTGAAAATCCAGCCGCCGGCGAAGGCTCGCTCCATGCGTGGGTCTCCTATCGCCCCGAGATCAAAGTCCTCGACTGCACCATCCGCGACGGCGGATTGATGAACGACAGTCGTTTTGCCGATGACTGCGTCCGCGCGGTCTATGCCGCCAATGTCGCCGCCGGCGTCGACTACATGGAGATCGGCTACAAGAATTCCCCGGGACTGTTCAGTCCTGATGCATACGGCTGCTGGCGCCACTGCCGGGAGGATGACATGCGCCGGATCGTCGGGGACAATCCGACCGGCCTTAAGCTGACCGCGATGGCGGATGCCGAGAAATCGGACTACAAGACGGACATACTGCCGAAGAAGGACAGCGTCCTCGATATGATCCGGGTGGCCTGCTACATTCATCAGGTCCCGCTGGCGCTCGAGATGGTCAGGGACGCACATGACAAGGGCTACGAGACGACAGTCAACCTGATGGCCGCCTCCACCGTCCAGGAGTCCGAACTCGATGCGGGACTGGAACTGCTTTGTCAATCCGGTGCGAAGGCCATCTACCTGGTCGACAGCTTCGGTCACTACTATTCCGAAGAAATCCGGCTTCTCATCGGGAAGTACCTGAAACACGCGAAAGCGAACGGAATGGAGGTGGGCATCCACGCGCACAACAATCTTCAGCTGGGGTACGCCAATACCATCGAGGCGATCGTGCAGGGGGCCAATTTCGTGGACGCGACCATGGCCGGGCTGGGGCGTGGCGCGGGCAACTGCTATCTCGAGCTTCTCCTCGGGTTTCTTCATAACCCGAAGTACAAACTGCGGCCTGTCCTCGAGTGCATCCAGGAGCATATCGAGCCGATGCGGGCCGAACTCGGATGGGGTTTCGACATCCCTTACATGCTGACCGGTCTCTACAATCGTCATCCGCGCTCCGCCAT